One genomic segment of Drosophila melanogaster chromosome 3L includes these proteins:
- the Gug gene encoding grunge, isoform C gives MAASTQGEIRVGPGHQVNDVYAKLPDYNPISSFPIDKETDERELEESRWSPGVVADGDLLMFLRAARSMAAFQGMCDGGLEDGCLAASRDDTTINALDVLHDSGYDPGKALQALVKCPVSKGIDKKWTEDETKKFIKGLRQFGKNFFRIHKDLLPHKDTPELVEFYYLWKKTPGANNNRPHRRRRQSALRRNRVTRANNSNSNTPPKKEDTPEPQTATTATAAATAASETASRSSPAVSKEENSSLTEDDASECDSDSSLTHKRDESPSRMRTRNKQQNNNSSTSSGNNTAGNGGGNATSISSGSTGGGAAGGNSSSKDQSANAVANGKRPKRGSETPDVSGGASVDSPKTPTKAVAESSANKRKGGKQDTPNKKKRTEQESNEPSAHEENAIKEKRKRPDSPVESMNSDSRPDSVLDDGESNTTDTTTAEQQSTKDSKETVSCKEEREMVTNDLEAKAEEKAIKAEALAEDSKDSAIKNMDEETNIQAPSSADTSLVDGPNPNALPSPVAAPITMKVPTIATVEALNASVDRKEAIEKMESCDSDPEMLKKLATIKQEVSPQQQQHMQQQSQQQMQQQLAPVGIPQPPSCPPSESVYIKKEPMEDSMDATCNQNSNEPQDLKVKIEIKNEDALKHSAGGLPPSGPCAPPSALHPLSGAPVESGQEPLHLQHMPHGQVTTQPPPGYLIDGQLKYGPSGQGVPPQPPQLHSDAAGGVSGAPPGAPTTPQKYPPEMEMKFAPQDLKYPPPPPLDALKYSQEMQAAAAAAAAAGKYDMKYMMEQQGKYNVELSAAHQPPSKPGYQDSLKIPDIKPGFGHLPHNVGSPLDAAHKYGPPPTSQESQQQQPQPPAHQVPPGATPPPGIAMPKPHYQHDVQTPPLGRPFEPTGLMLKYGDPLAAKYGPPQDLKYPMPPVSQAGPADVKPYGGENLIKSSPYGPPPESPIDASARSTPGQDSQGSNSNSQPPSMPPQPQQFQSPHPSPHMPSPAGGGLPPGMHPQNLIHGPPPGAAGGSGPQPPPPPTSLHQPTPTSAGPPSLQHGLHPGHQHSQLSVASSIPPSSIGIPPTLSTMAPSHMHPHLHPHAHLQGLHRPHDLPPSMHPHAPMPLSLQGHPQHGHGLPPSHTSQQQQQQQQQQQPGGPAGTVRTPSPAQQPPRSMHDPQSSREPPTSQPSTTMAGSSGPGGPPPQQSPHAHRTSPLPGLAGSGPPPPGLIGHPMAIHPHLAHLPPGHPAHAALAHPGHHLLSHSIAGLGPGGGPIALLAGPGGLGGIPESALSRRTPPSHLPHSHASSAPLTAHSVASMTSTSMSLTTSTVPSSAFSRASPSVQISSSGGGPSGPGSVGPGGMPNSSAAAAAAAAAHRAASPASSVSSLSRQSPLHPVPQSPLSHHPSSSALSAAAAAVAERDRHALMRQQSPHMTPPPVSNASLMASPLSKMYAPQPGQRGLGTSPPPHLRPGASPPVIRHPQMPLPLPLIAPGGGIPQIGVHPGQSPYPHPLLHPSVFYSPHHHPFNSPYGYAPYGPGFPAYMKPPPQPGQLDPAAVMAAHHAGLQGPPPQQMRQDEQNAAAAAAQAAAEKQHQAAAAAAAQQHKAPQQQQPGGMPPNKPPTPKTPQGPGGGMPPGMGGPGTPTGLPPGAYPGSHMPGYPQGPPHGSPFAPQDGQPHGLKPTSHMDALRAHAHSANSAGMGGGHHPTEPLPIDIEPDPEPEIPSPTHNIPRGPSPEAKPDDTECHRSQSAIFVRHIDRGDYNSCTRTDLIFKPVADSKLARKREERDRKLAEKERERRQQQQQQQQQQQQQQAAAAQQAAQQAKMKAELKPPYADTPALRQLSEYARPHVAFSPVEQMVPYHHPMGPMYRERELEEIKNAQAAAASQSRLDPHWMEYYRRGIHPSQFPLYANPAISQMERERLGIPPPHHVGLDPGEHMVRMPQPPEAGFQLPPNVGQYPRPNMLIPREPHSDVLLRMSYADQLQYLQAAEFQRQSLHDQYFRQRPR, from the exons ATGGCGGCCTCCACTCAAGGAGAAATTCGAGTGGGTCCCGGCCACCAGGTAAACGATGTCTAT GCAAAACTGCCCGATTATAATCCAATCTCAAGCTTCCCCATCGACAAGGAAACCGATGAACGTGAACTAGAGGAATCAAGATGGAGTCCAGGCGTTGTGGCCGATGGCGACTTGTTAATGTTCTTGCGTGCGGCTCGATCCATGGCTGCATTTCAAGGAATGTGTGATGGTGGTTTAGAAGACGGTTGTTTGGCTGCTAGTCGCGACGACACTACAATAAACGCACTCGACGTG CTCCACGATTCTGGCTACGATCCAGGCAAAGCTCTACAAGCGCTCGTAAAGTGCCCCGTTTCGAAGGGCATCGACAAGAAGTGGACCGAGGACGAAACAAAGAAATTCATCAAGGGTCTGCGTCAGTTTGGGAAGAACTTCTTCCGCATCCATAAGGACTTGCTGCCGCACAAGGACACGCCGGAGCTGGTCGAGTTCTACTATCTGTGGAAGAAGACGCCCGGCGCGAACAATAATCGGCCACACAGGCGACGCCGCCAAAGCGCCCTGCGACGCAACCGTGTCACGCGggccaacaacagcaacagcaacactcCTCCGAAGAAGGAGGACACTCCAGAACCACAAACTGCGACGACGGCGACGGCGGCGGCAACCGCGGCGTCCGAGACGGCGAGTCGCTCCTCGCCCGCTGTCTCCAAGGAGGAGAACAGCTCGCTCACCGAGGACGACGCCAGCGAGTGCGACAGTGATTCGAGTCTGACCCACAAAAGGGATGAATCACCCTCAAGGATGAGGACGCGTAACAAGcaacagaacaacaacagcagcaccagcagcggTAACAACACGGCCGGCAACGGTGGCGGTAACGCCACATCCATAAGCAGCGGATCAACCGGCGGCGGTGCCGCTGGCGGCAATAGTTCGTCTAAGGATCAATCAGCCAACGCCGTGGCTAATGGCAAGCGACCCAAGAGGGGCTCCGAAACACCGGACGTTTCCGGCGGAGCCTCGGTCGATAGTCCCAAGACACCGACGAAGGCTGTGGCCGAGAGTTCAGCCAATAAGCGCAAGGGTGGCAAGCAGGATACGCCCAACAAGAAGAAGCGAACGGAGCAGGAGTCCAACGAGCCAAGCGCCCATGAGGAGAATGCCATCAAGGAGAAGCGCAAGCGACCGGACAGCCCGGTTGAGAGTATGAACTCGGATAGCAGACCGGATTCAGTGCTCGACGATGGGGAATCGAATACCACGGACACCACCACCGCCGAGCAGCAGTCCACAAAGGACAGCAAGGAGACGGTCAGCTGCAAGGAGGAGCGCGAAATGGTCACCAACGATCTGGAGGCCAAGGCCGAGGAAAAGGCCATCAAGGCAGAGGCTTTGGCCGAAGACAGCAAGGATAGCGCCATCAAGAACATGGACGAGGAGACAAACATCCAGGCGCCTAGCAGTGCAGACACTAGTTTGGTGGATGGTCCTAATCCCAATGCCCTGCCCAGTCCGGTAGCCGCACCAATCACAATGAAGGTACCAACAATTGCCACCGTTGAGGCGCTGAACGCGTCCGTCGACCGCAAGGAGGCCATCGAGAAGATGGAGTCGTGCGACAGCGATCCGGAGATGCTTAAAAAACTGGCAACCATTAAGCAGGAAGTATctccgcagcagcaacagcacatGCAACAGCAATCacagcagcagatgcagcagcaactcgcTCCAGTTGGCATACCGCAACCTCCGTCTTGCCCGCCATCGGAATCAGTCTATATCAAAAAAGAGCCCATGGAGGACTCGATGGACGCCACCTGCAATCAGAACAGCAACGAACCGCAGGACCTGAAGGTGAAGATCGAGATTAAAAACGAGGATGCATTGAAGCATAGTGCTGGAGGTCTGCCGCCTTCAGGTCCGTGTGCACCGCCTTCAGCTCTACATCCGCTTTCCGGAGCTCCGGTAGAGAGCGGCCAGGAGCCACTGCACCTGCAACACATGCCTCATGGGCAAGTAACGACGCAACCGCCCCCTGGCTACCTAATTGATGGCCAGCTAAAGTATGGACCATCGGGACAAGGCGTGCCTCCACAGCCACCACAACTGCACAGCGATGCGGCTGGAGGAGTCAGCGGAGCACCACCTGGAGCGCCAACCACGCCCCAGAAGTATCCGCCCGAGATGGAGATGAAGTTCGCTCCTCAGGATCTCAAGTATCCCCCACCGCCGCCTCTAGATGCACTCAAGTACAGCCAGGAGATGCAagctgcggcggcggcagcggctgcTGCTGGCAAATACGATATGAAGTATATGATGGAACAGCAGGGCAAGTACAATGTGGAGTTGTCAGCTGCCCATCAGCCGCCAAGCAAGCCAGGCTACCAGGACTCGCTTAAGATACCCGATATTAAGCCCGGTTTCGGCCACCTGCCGCACAACGTGGGCTCTCCGCTGGACGCCGCCCATAAATACGGACCGCCTCCGACGTCGCAAGAgtcccagcaacagcaaccccAGCCGCCGGCACATCAGGTACCGCCGGGAGCAACTCCACCACCTGGTATCGCCATGCCCAAGCCGCACTATCAACACGATGTGCAAACACCACCGTTGGGACGGCCCTTCGAGCCGACCGGACTTATGCTCAAGTATGGCGATCCATTGGCAGCCAAATACGGCCCGCCCCAGGATCTCAAGTACCCGATGCCTCCGGTCTCTCAGGCGGGACCAGCGGACGTAAAGCCCTATGGCGGCGAGAATCTGATCAAGTCCTCACCGTACGGACCGCCGCCGGAGAGTCCTATCGATGCCTCTGCGCGCTCTACACCTGGTCAGGACAGCCAGGGCAGCAATAGCAATTCACAGCCGCCCTCAATGCCCCCGCAACCGCAGCAGTTCCAGTCGCCGCATCCCTCGCCGCATATGCCTTCGCCAGCAGGAGGTGGTCTACCACCGGGAATGCATCCGCAAAATCTCATCCACGGCCCGCCACCAGGTGCAGCGGGTGGCAGTGGTCCCCAGCCACCTCCACCGCCCACATCGCTACACCAGCCAACGCCCACGTCTGCAGGTCCACCCAGTCTGCAACATGGACTACATCCTGGCCATCAACACTCACAGCTGTCTGTGGCATCATCGATACCGCCGAGCTCGATTGGAATTCCTCCCACGCTCTCGACTATGGCGCCCTCGCACATGCACCCGCACCTTCATCCACATGCGCATCTGCAGGGTCTCCATCGGCCGCACGATCTGCCGCCCAGTATGCATCCACATGCACCCATGCCGCTGTCGTTGCAGGGACATCCGCAGCACGGACATGGATTGCCGCCCTCGCACACTtctcagcaacagcagcagcagcaacaacaacaacagcccgGCGGACCAGCTGGTACGGTGCGAACTCCGTCACCAGCCCAGCAGCCGCCGAGATCCATGCACGATCCGCAATCGTCTCGAGAGCCGCCCACATCGCAGCCTTCGACCACTATGGCAGGATCGAGTGGTCCGGGTGGACCACCGCCGCAACAGTCGCCGCATGCGCATCGCACATCACCGTTGCCAGGGCTCGCGGGTAGTGGTCCTCCACCCCCGGGACTCATCGGTCATCCGATGGCCATACACCCGCACCTAGCCCACTTGCCGCCCGGACATCCCGCTCACGCAGCGCTGGCCCATCCTGGACACCATCTGCTGTCGCACTCGATAGCGGGCTTGGGTCCTGGTGGTGGACCCATCGCGTTGCTGGCCGGTCCCGGCGGTCTTGGTGGTATTCCAGAGTCCGCTCTAAGTCGCCGCACCCCGCCCTCACATCTGCCACACTCGCATGCCTCTTCGGCCCCACTGACGGCTCACTCGGTGGCCAGTATGACGTCTACCAGTATGTCGCTGACCACCAGCACGGTGCCATCGTCCGCCTTTAGCCGCGCCAGTCCCAGCGTACAGATCTCGAGCAGTGGAGGAGGACCTTCAGGGCCCGGAAGCGTTGGACCTGGAGGAATGCCAAACTCGTCGGCAGCAGCGGCTGCTGCGGCAGCTGCTCATCGGGCAGCCTCACCGGCATCCAGCGTAAGCAGCCTAAGTCGGCAGAGTCCGCTGCATCCGGTGCCGCAGTCGCCGCTCAGCCATCATCCCTCGTCCTCTGCGTTAtccgccgcagcagctgctgtGGCGGAGCGGGATCGACATGCGCTGATGCGTCAGCAATCGCCACACATGACTCCACCCCCGGTGTCCAACGCCTCTTTAATGGCGAGTCCTCTGAGCAAGATGTACGCTCCTCAACCGGGTCAGAGAGGCTTGGGAACATCACCGCCACCGCATTTGCGGCCAGGAGCATCGCCGCCGGTCATTCGTCACCCGCAGATGCCTCTACCGTTGCCACTGATTGCGCCTGGCGGAGGAATCCCGCAGATTGGAGTGCATCCGGGTCAGTCACCGTATCCGCACCCGCTTCTGCATCCCTCGGTATTCTACTCGCCGCATCACCATCCATTTAATTCGCCATATGGCTATGCGCCCTATGGTCCTGGATTCCCGGCATACATGAAGCCGCCACCACAGCCGGGACAGCTCGATCCGGCAGCCGTGATGGCGGCCCACCATGCCGGATTGCAAGGACCGCCGCCCCAGCAGATGCGCCAGGACGAGCAGAATGCAGCGGCCGCCGCTGCACAAGCAGCTGCTGAGAAACAACACCAAgcggctgcagcagcggcagcccAGCAGCACAAGgcgccgcaacaacaacagcctgGCGGAATGCCACCCAACAAACCGCCGACGCCAAAGACGCCACAGGGTCCGGGCGGTGGGATGCCCCCAGGAATGGGTGGACCGGGAACACCGACGGGACTGCCGCCAGGTGCCTATCCTGGCAGCCATATGCCGGGATATCCACAAGGGCCGCCTCATGGGTCACCCTTTGCGCCACAAGATGGTCAGCCTCACGGCTTGAAGCCCACATCGCACATGGACGCCCTGCGAGCGCATGCACACTCAGCCAACTCGGCGGGTATGGGCGGTGGACACCATCCGACGGAGCCAT TGCCCATTGATATTGAACCGGATCCAGAGCCAGAGATTCCCAGTCCAACGCACAATATACCACGTGGTCCCAGTCCCGAAGCAAAACCGGACGACACCGAATGCCATCGCTCTCAGTCTGCCAT ATTTGTGCGCCACATCGATCGTGGGGATTACAATTCGTGCACGAGAACAGATTTGATCTTCAAGCCGGTGGCCGACTCAAAGTTGGCCCGCAAGCGTGAAGAACGCGACCGCAAGCTGGCCGAAAAGGAGCGTGAGCGGCGACAG cagcagcagcaacaacaacagcagcagcaacaacagcaagcaGCGGCCGCGCAACAGGCGGCACAGCAAGCCAAGATGAAGGCTGAGCTGAAGCCACCGTATGCGGATACGCCGGCACTGCGTCAACTGTCCGAGTACGCTCGTCCCCACGTCGCCTTCAG TCCTGTTGAACAGATGGTGCCATATCATCATCCAATGGGCCCCATGTACAGAGAGAG GGAACTGGAGGAGATTAAAAACGCACAAGCTGCTGCGGCGAGTCAATCCCGACTAGATCCGCACTGGATGGAATACTATCGACG CGGCATCCACCCCTCGCAGTTCCCGCTGTATGCGAATCCGGCGATATCGCAGATGGAGAGGGAGCGTCTGGGAATTCCACCTCCGCACCATGTGGGGTTGGACCCGGGCGAGCACATGGTGCGTATG CCGCAACCACCGGAGGCCGGTTTCCAACTGCCAC CGAATGTTGGCCAGTATCCGCGGCCAAATATGCTTATACCTAGGGAGCCGCACTCGGATGTCCTGCTGCGCATGTCCTATGCCGACCAACTACAG tATTTACAGGCCGCCGAGTTTCAGCGACAGTCCCTGCATGATCAGTACTTTAG ACAACGGCCCAGATAA